A genomic region of Arcobacter sp. LA11 contains the following coding sequences:
- the nifK gene encoding nitrogenase molybdenum-iron protein subunit beta, translating into MQDIDNIVNGQKLFLKPEYQEVLKNKKEFEGNAGSVNPEKVSEIQKWTESWEYREKNLAREAITVNPAKACQPLGAVMVGLGFENTMPYVHGSHGCVAYFRTYFTRHFKEPTPCVSDSMSESAAVFGGLANMKDGLRNCNALYKPDMIAVSTTCMAEVIGDDLNAFITGARENAEGELDNIEIPYAHTPSFVGSHITGYDNMMKSTLEQLNPTRAERVVDEERINIIPGFEPYLGSLKEIKNISKMFSDKIVMIGDHEEQWDTGAGEYKLYAGGTKIEDAKTAINANATISLQKYSSIATAKTIKNKWKQTFETCNPIGLSGTDAFVMKLSELTGKEVPEELKNQRAKLVDAMQDSYPYMHGKKIAIWGDPDFLLGLVSFLVEMGSIPTHIVCHNAPRKGWQADMEAILAKSNRADECNIWPNKDLWALRSLLFTEPVDFMIGNVYGKELYRDTKIPLIRIGFPIFDRHHLHRYSMSGYEGGINLLTWITNGILDQLDEETKDIAETDYFFDSVR; encoded by the coding sequence ATGCAAGATATAGACAATATTGTAAACGGACAAAAACTATTTTTAAAACCTGAATATCAAGAAGTTTTAAAAAATAAAAAAGAGTTTGAAGGTAATGCTGGTTCAGTAAATCCTGAAAAAGTATCTGAAATTCAAAAATGGACTGAGTCTTGGGAATATAGAGAAAAGAACTTAGCAAGAGAAGCAATTACTGTTAACCCAGCTAAAGCATGTCAACCTTTAGGTGCTGTAATGGTTGGTCTTGGTTTTGAGAATACAATGCCTTATGTTCATGGTTCTCATGGTTGTGTTGCTTATTTTAGAACATATTTTACTAGACACTTTAAAGAGCCAACTCCTTGTGTTTCAGATTCAATGAGTGAATCAGCAGCAGTTTTTGGTGGATTAGCAAATATGAAAGATGGTCTAAGAAACTGTAATGCACTTTATAAACCTGATATGATTGCCGTATCAACTACATGTATGGCTGAGGTAATTGGAGATGATTTAAATGCATTTATTACAGGTGCAAGAGAGAATGCAGAAGGTGAATTAGATAATATCGAAATTCCTTATGCACATACCCCATCTTTTGTTGGTTCACATATTACAGGTTATGATAATATGATGAAATCAACTTTAGAGCAGTTAAATCCAACTAGAGCTGAAAGAGTTGTTGATGAGGAAAGAATTAATATTATCCCTGGATTTGAACCATACCTTGGATCTTTAAAAGAGATTAAAAATATTTCTAAAATGTTCTCTGACAAAATTGTAATGATTGGTGACCATGAAGAACAATGGGATACTGGTGCTGGTGAATATAAATTATATGCTGGTGGTACAAAAATTGAAGATGCGAAAACTGCAATTAACGCTAACGCAACTATCTCTTTACAAAAGTATTCTTCAATTGCAACAGCAAAAACAATTAAAAATAAATGGAAACAAACTTTTGAGACTTGTAATCCAATTGGCTTAAGTGGTACTGATGCTTTTGTTATGAAATTATCTGAATTAACAGGTAAAGAAGTACCAGAAGAACTTAAAAATCAAAGAGCTAAGTTAGTTGATGCGATGCAAGATTCATATCCATATATGCATGGTAAGAAAATTGCAATCTGGGGAGATCCTGACTTTTTATTAGGTTTAGTTTCTTTCTTAGTTGAAATGGGTTCTATTCCAACTCATATTGTTTGTCATAATGCTCCTAGAAAAGGTTGGCAAGCTGATATGGAAGCTATCTTAGCTAAATCAAATAGAGCTGATGAGTGTAATATTTGGCCTAACAAAGATTTATGGGCATTAAGAAGTTTATTATTTACAGAACCAGTAGATTTTATGATTGGTAATGTTTATGGTAAAGAGCTTTATAGAGATACAAAAATTCCTCTAATTAGAATTGGATTCCCAATTTTTGATAGACATCACTTACATAGATACTCAATGAGTGGTTATGAAGGTGGAATTAATCTTTTAACTTGGATTACGAATGGTATTTTAGACCAATTAGATGAAGAGACTAAAGATATTGCTGAAACGGATTATTTCTTCGATTCAGTAAGATAA
- the clpX gene encoding ATP-dependent Clp protease ATP-binding subunit ClpX encodes MSSTTNSCDFCGKEIKEVKKIFSSETAHICDECITMCSKVLDKEIIQESKKEFQKGLNVPIKIKEHLDEYVIGQDDAKKVLAVALYNHYKRIDKPIVKNVELEKSNIMLIGPTGSGKTLLAKSLAKIMDVPFAVADATALTEAGYVGEDVESILSRLLAAADFDLEKAKRGIVYIDEIDKIANKSESATSGRDVSGEGVQQGLLKILEGADVYVPVKGSRKNSTAETVLFDTTHVLFICGGAFVGLRKDKEKEKSSVMGFVNSDEIQVEKKDIEAKELISFGLIPEFIGRIPVIAELNKLSKEDLIKVLTEPKNAITKQYEILFELDGVDLEFNKESLDEIAEIAVEKDVGARGLRGIIEKYMLPLQYTIPSEDNLGTCVITKEYIENKAEVELIYKKPSTKKASKKINYNDIKK; translated from the coding sequence ATGTCTAGTACAACAAATTCCTGTGACTTCTGCGGAAAAGAGATAAAAGAAGTTAAAAAGATTTTTAGTAGCGAAACAGCTCATATTTGTGATGAATGTATTACTATGTGTTCAAAAGTCCTTGATAAAGAAATAATACAAGAATCAAAAAAAGAGTTTCAAAAGGGTTTAAATGTTCCTATAAAAATAAAAGAGCATTTAGATGAATATGTAATTGGTCAAGATGATGCCAAAAAAGTCCTTGCTGTTGCACTTTATAATCATTACAAAAGAATAGATAAACCAATAGTCAAAAATGTCGAGCTTGAAAAATCAAATATTATGTTAATTGGGCCAACAGGTTCAGGAAAAACTTTACTTGCTAAATCTCTTGCAAAGATAATGGATGTTCCTTTTGCAGTTGCTGATGCAACTGCTTTAACAGAAGCTGGTTATGTTGGAGAAGATGTTGAATCAATCTTATCTAGACTTCTTGCTGCTGCTGATTTTGATTTAGAAAAAGCAAAACGAGGGATTGTATATATTGATGAAATTGATAAAATTGCAAATAAAAGTGAAAGTGCTACAAGTGGAAGGGATGTTAGTGGTGAAGGAGTACAGCAAGGTCTTTTAAAAATACTAGAAGGTGCAGATGTCTATGTTCCTGTAAAAGGAAGTAGAAAAAATTCAACTGCAGAGACAGTTCTTTTTGATACTACACATGTTTTATTTATTTGTGGTGGAGCTTTTGTTGGTTTACGAAAAGATAAAGAAAAAGAAAAATCTTCTGTTATGGGGTTTGTAAATTCGGATGAAATACAAGTAGAAAAAAAAGATATAGAAGCTAAAGAGCTTATATCTTTTGGATTAATTCCTGAATTTATTGGTAGAATTCCAGTTATTGCTGAATTGAATAAACTATCTAAAGAGGATTTAATAAAAGTTCTTACTGAGCCTAAAAATGCCATTACAAAACAATATGAGATATTATTTGAACTAGATGGAGTAGATTTAGAATTCAATAAAGAATCACTTGATGAAATAGCAGAAATTGCTGTTGAAAAAGATGTTGGAGCAAGGGGACTTAGAGGTATAATTGAAAAATATATGTTACCTTTACAATATACTATTCCCTCAGAAGACAATCTTGGAACATGTGTTATTACCAAAGAATATATAGAAAATAAAGCTGAGGTTGAATTAATTTATAAAAAACCATCTACTAAAAAAGCATCAAAAAAAATTAATTATAATGATATTAAAAAATGA
- a CDS encoding L-aspartate oxidase, producing MIYDVIVVGGGIAGLMAAIEAKTQTNKVALITKGNIFKSNSAMASGGINAVLDSEDKEGIQAHIQDTFKSSKGLGNIKTITYMCKQASDVISKLVSYGVPFQRNESGNIAQRSFGGSGINRTCYIEDKTGSAITQALIKKAKELGIKFLVNTYVLNLAIHEKKIAGVISLRRIDSTILVYQGKSVVLAGGGYAGIYRGNSTNAQDYTGDLLAVCLRAGLTLKDMEFLQFHPTGISKTNYLVTEAARGEGGYLINSNRERFVNELDTRDKIAKAILEQQNLGQEVFIDLRHLSLETIQKKLPSLYSVALNQIGIDISSELLKIKPVAHYSMGGVHTDMTQSEIKGLFICGEMAANEVHGGNRLGGNSLLEATVFGELAGQKALEYSKNKTHEQIDYNLVINDITNIDKIFTGETSKNFNAIRISLGNAMFKDVGIIRTKDSLIRAFDYIKYLRNQSYSLHCINKEKKNNVELISILELRNALEVSEAIILAAKKRKESRGAHHREDYPQTKKEYSKHILVREFQKGFFKLEFEENDFLTRLRNLIINRM from the coding sequence ATGATATATGATGTAATAGTTGTTGGGGGTGGTATAGCAGGACTTATGGCTGCAATTGAAGCAAAAACGCAAACAAATAAAGTGGCTCTAATCACAAAAGGAAATATTTTTAAGTCAAACTCTGCAATGGCTAGTGGAGGAATAAATGCTGTACTTGATTCTGAAGATAAAGAAGGAATTCAAGCCCATATCCAAGATACTTTTAAATCATCAAAAGGTTTAGGAAATATTAAAACTATCACTTACATGTGCAAACAAGCTTCAGATGTAATTTCTAAACTTGTCTCTTATGGTGTACCCTTTCAAAGAAATGAATCAGGAAATATTGCACAAAGATCATTTGGAGGTTCAGGAATAAATAGAACTTGTTATATAGAAGATAAAACAGGTTCTGCTATTACTCAAGCTCTTATAAAAAAAGCAAAAGAGTTAGGAATAAAATTTCTAGTAAATACTTACGTTTTAAACCTTGCAATTCATGAAAAAAAGATAGCAGGAGTTATTTCTCTTAGAAGAATTGATTCAACTATTTTAGTCTATCAAGGAAAATCTGTTGTTCTTGCAGGAGGAGGATATGCTGGTATTTATAGAGGAAATTCTACAAATGCTCAAGATTACACTGGAGACTTATTAGCTGTTTGTTTACGAGCAGGATTAACATTGAAAGATATGGAGTTTCTGCAATTTCATCCAACGGGTATTTCAAAGACTAACTATCTAGTAACAGAAGCTGCTAGAGGGGAAGGAGGATACTTAATTAATAGCAATAGAGAAAGATTTGTAAACGAATTAGATACACGAGATAAAATTGCAAAAGCTATTTTAGAACAACAAAATTTAGGACAAGAAGTCTTTATTGATTTAAGACATTTAAGCTTAGAGACTATACAAAAAAAATTACCTTCTTTATACTCTGTTGCTTTGAACCAAATAGGTATTGATATAAGTAGTGAACTTTTAAAGATAAAACCAGTTGCCCATTATAGTATGGGTGGAGTACATACGGATATGACACAAAGTGAAATAAAAGGTCTTTTTATTTGTGGAGAAATGGCTGCAAATGAAGTGCATGGAGGAAATAGACTAGGAGGAAATTCTTTACTTGAAGCTACTGTTTTTGGAGAACTTGCAGGTCAAAAGGCATTAGAGTATTCAAAAAATAAGACACATGAGCAAATAGATTATAATCTTGTAATAAATGATATTACGAATATTGACAAAATATTTACAGGAGAAACAAGTAAGAATTTTAATGCAATTAGAATCTCTTTAGGAAATGCCATGTTTAAAGATGTAGGGATTATAAGAACCAAAGATAGTTTAATAAGAGCTTTTGATTATATTAAATATCTTAGAAATCAATCTTACTCACTTCATTGTATAAATAAAGAGAAAAAGAATAATGTTGAACTCATATCAATTTTAGAACTAAGAAATGCCCTTGAAGTATCAGAAGCTATTATTTTAGCAGCAAAAAAAAGAAAAGAGAGTAGAGGTGCACATCATAGAGAAGATTATCCTCAAACCAAGAAAGAGTATTCAAAACATATTTTAGTTAGAGAGTTTCAAAAAGGCTTTTTCAAATTAGAATTTGAAGAAAATGATTTTCTTACAAGACTACGGAATTTAATTATAAATAGGATGTGA
- a CDS encoding transporter, with translation MITLLLMNKIKATILNIQNIDNLNIVEFDFNSIKLKMMSLELKEGITIGKKVILTVKPSHISLAKNLEGNLTISNKIDATIEEIIDGELLSLYKIATHDTILESIFTYSCSKEMSLKKGEEITLLIKASDLSILEILDD, from the coding sequence TTGATTACATTACTTCTTATGAACAAGATAAAAGCTACAATCTTAAATATACAAAACATAGATAATCTTAATATAGTAGAGTTTGATTTTAACTCAATAAAATTAAAAATGATGAGTTTGGAATTAAAAGAAGGAATAACTATAGGTAAAAAAGTTATTCTTACTGTAAAACCTTCACATATTTCTTTAGCAAAAAATCTTGAGGGGAATTTAACTATCTCAAATAAAATTGATGCAACTATAGAAGAGATAATAGATGGAGAACTTTTATCCTTATATAAAATTGCTACTCATGATACTATATTAGAAAGTATATTTACATATTCTTGCTCAAAAGAAATGAGTTTAAAAAAAGGTGAAGAAATAACTTTATTAATAAAAGCTAGTGATCTTTCAATATTAGAAATACTAGATGATTGA
- a CDS encoding sigma 54-interacting transcriptional regulator, producing MALMDKSACADCLTLKELTTLYDIASVISNHYDLETSLEKSMKILKNTLNLTNCTIHLLEEEKLEVFASIELSSIQKKLATYKLGEGVTGVAAQSKEPVVVENIHNDSLFLNKSGKRDFNNMSYVAVPLMIEDQTIGVLGATLTKTTEIGFEDCVRILTIVSSIFAHSIYSFQLNNNEKERLKELKLYYKMEWDAKVHNFGDIIGDSPKMQQVFQVIQRIAQSDVTVLVRGETGTGKELVAAAIHKRSKRKEEPFIKLNCAAITDTLLESELFGHEKGAFTDARETRKGRFELADGGTLFLDEIGDISASAQVKLLRVLQEREFERVGGSKTIKVNVRLVAATNRNLEQMVKEGEFREDLYYRLNVIPIDLPPLRERGDDIRQLVEFFLEKSIKNHKKVVKITEEAMEILSSYPWPGNVRELENTLERIVLMGSEDGITKMDMLLLLPALNDDKLKKEYKAIPMENKTLEEIEQEAIETALANNNFNQSHAAIELGISLRQISYKIKKYGITNEI from the coding sequence ATGGCATTAATGGATAAGTCAGCATGTGCAGATTGTCTCACACTAAAAGAATTAACTACACTTTATGATATTGCATCGGTAATATCTAATCATTATGATTTAGAAACTTCGTTAGAGAAATCAATGAAAATTTTAAAAAATACACTAAATCTTACAAACTGTACTATTCACTTACTTGAAGAAGAAAAATTAGAAGTATTTGCATCAATAGAATTATCATCTATTCAAAAAAAGCTTGCAACATACAAATTAGGTGAAGGTGTTACAGGAGTAGCAGCCCAATCAAAAGAACCAGTAGTAGTTGAAAATATCCATAATGATTCTCTATTTTTAAATAAATCAGGGAAAAGAGATTTTAATAATATGTCATATGTAGCAGTACCTTTAATGATAGAAGACCAAACAATAGGTGTTTTAGGGGCAACTTTAACTAAGACAACAGAGATTGGATTTGAAGATTGTGTAAGAATTCTAACTATTGTATCATCGATTTTTGCACACTCTATTTATTCATTTCAATTAAATAACAATGAAAAAGAGAGACTAAAAGAGTTAAAACTTTATTACAAAATGGAATGGGATGCAAAGGTTCACAATTTTGGTGACATAATTGGAGATAGTCCAAAAATGCAACAAGTTTTCCAAGTAATTCAAAGAATTGCACAGTCTGATGTGACTGTTCTTGTCCGTGGAGAGACAGGAACAGGAAAAGAACTAGTAGCTGCTGCAATCCATAAAAGAAGTAAAAGAAAAGAGGAACCTTTTATTAAATTAAACTGTGCTGCAATTACAGATACACTACTTGAAAGTGAACTTTTTGGACATGAAAAAGGTGCTTTTACTGATGCTAGAGAGACTAGAAAAGGTCGTTTTGAACTTGCAGATGGAGGAACACTTTTTTTAGATGAGATTGGGGATATCTCTGCTTCTGCACAAGTTAAACTTTTAAGAGTTCTTCAAGAAAGAGAATTTGAAAGAGTTGGAGGAAGTAAAACCATAAAAGTAAATGTAAGGTTAGTTGCTGCAACAAATAGAAATCTTGAACAAATGGTTAAAGAGGGAGAGTTTAGAGAAGATTTATATTACAGATTAAATGTAATTCCCATTGATTTACCGCCATTAAGAGAAAGAGGAGATGATATTAGACAATTAGTTGAGTTTTTCCTAGAAAAGTCAATAAAGAATCATAAAAAGGTAGTTAAAATTACAGAAGAAGCAATGGAAATTTTATCAAGTTATCCTTGGCCTGGAAATGTAAGAGAACTAGAAAATACTCTTGAAAGAATTGTTCTTATGGGTAGTGAAGATGGTATTACAAAAATGGACATGCTTTTACTACTCCCCGCTCTTAATGATGACAAGTTGAAAAAAGAATACAAAGCTATACCTATGGAAAACAAGACCTTAGAAGAAATTGAACAAGAAGCTATTGAAACTGCTTTAGCAAACAATAACTTTAACCAATCACATGCAGCAATAGAACTAGGAATTTCATTAAGACAAATCAGTTACAAAATCAAGAAATATGGAATTACAAATGAAATATAA
- a CDS encoding SIR2 family protein, translated as MDNILEKLKEGSLVPFLGMGVFKETVAKDGSILPFDSDSMILALNNGRAMSPRLMYEYSRAAMSLEQRKGRDFIVQMTNHIFSSKEYELPSAYTWLSTIKPKYVIDTNMDDSLQKIYSDVEHFLITGVSRITADYDRFVIYKYEPATSNYTKIEKEALSLDLPILFKPMGTTKPEMNFIVSDADFVDWLTEAMGGFALPPILKEFRSDKEYLFMGVDFSKDTFRMVANEITIGLKGGITLLDKEELTKKENKFIKTHNLENLNISINEFIKSNV; from the coding sequence ATGGATAATATTTTAGAAAAATTAAAAGAAGGCTCACTAGTTCCATTTTTAGGAATGGGAGTTTTTAAAGAAACAGTAGCAAAAGATGGAAGTATATTACCATTTGATAGTGATTCAATGATTTTAGCATTAAATAATGGACGAGCAATGAGTCCAAGACTAATGTATGAATATAGTCGTGCTGCAATGAGCTTAGAGCAAAGAAAAGGTAGAGATTTTATAGTTCAAATGACAAATCATATTTTTTCTTCAAAAGAGTATGAGCTTCCAAGTGCTTATACTTGGTTATCAACGATAAAACCCAAATACGTAATAGATACAAATATGGATGATAGTTTACAAAAAATATATAGTGATGTTGAACATTTTTTAATTACAGGAGTTTCAAGAATTACTGCTGATTATGATAGATTTGTGATTTATAAATATGAACCTGCAACTTCTAATTATACAAAAATAGAAAAAGAAGCCCTAAGTCTTGATTTACCAATATTATTTAAACCTATGGGGACAACAAAGCCTGAGATGAATTTTATTGTATCAGATGCAGATTTCGTTGATTGGTTAACAGAAGCCATGGGTGGTTTTGCATTACCTCCAATCCTAAAAGAGTTTAGGTCAGATAAAGAGTATTTATTTATGGGAGTTGATTTCTCAAAAGATACTTTCAGAATGGTTGCAAATGAAATAACCATAGGATTAAAAGGTGGGATTACACTTTTAGATAAAGAAGAATTAACTAAAAAAGAGAATAAATTTATTAAAACTCATAATCTTGAGAATTTAAATATTAGTATTAATGAATTTATAAAAAGCAATGTCTAG
- the nifT gene encoding putative nitrogen fixation protein NifT, with protein sequence MAKVMLRESEGIVYFYFAKKDMEETIESLEFDSEEMWGGNTKLSNGETWWIKPGVKKLPKEEVCKKIAE encoded by the coding sequence ATGGCAAAAGTAATGTTAAGAGAGAGTGAAGGTATCGTATATTTTTATTTTGCAAAAAAAGATATGGAAGAAACTATAGAATCATTAGAATTTGATTCAGAAGAGATGTGGGGAGGAAATACTAAGTTATCAAATGGGGAAACTTGGTGGATTAAACCAGGTGTTAAAAAGCTTCCAAAAGAAGAAGTTTGTAAAAAAATTGCTGAATAA
- a CDS encoding 4Fe-4S dicluster domain-containing protein, producing MAVRITEECISCEACAPECPVAAILEEGHEKNPYEDFFYVKPESCVECVDHADTPRCAEACPTEGAIVWDMPYTEDFNDYFALRNEEGIYKIRVHKKKGLMLPEVKSQKFIADITMADRESESNVQNF from the coding sequence ATGGCAGTTAGAATTACAGAAGAATGTATATCATGTGAAGCATGTGCTCCGGAGTGTCCCGTTGCAGCAATATTAGAAGAAGGACATGAAAAAAATCCTTACGAAGACTTTTTTTATGTAAAACCAGAGTCTTGTGTAGAGTGTGTAGATCATGCAGATACTCCAAGATGTGCAGAAGCTTGTCCTACAGAAGGTGCAATTGTTTGGGATATGCCTTATACTGAAGATTTTAACGATTACTTTGCACTAAGAAATGAAGAAGGTATTTATAAAATTAGAGTACATAAGAAGAAAGGTTTAATGCTTCCAGAAGTAAAGTCTCAAAAGTTTATTGCAGATATTACTATGGCTGATAGAGAGTCAGAATCAAATGTTCAAAATTTTTAA
- a CDS encoding aldo/keto reductase: MHLATSKSTHNFAKKFSHYKDFYIKHNNLVFSKLGLGTFNKEPYKEENYVFHYIEGVKQAIRSGINLIDTASNYRYGQSEKEIGMALKELFEAKEVDREELIICSKGGFIQLDYPFPKNPYLWIEENILDTKLARQDDIELDQHCMTPDFLEWSCLKSLENMNIKALDIYFLHNPEMQLMKLGYTKFLKKIESIFKRFEKMVEKGMIKYYGIATWNGFTNEKNSQEYINLEDLVEIAKKVGGKNHKFKFIQTPFNIAKTSIYTMPTQSVKGEECTLLQATHRLEIGVISSSSLLQMNLFKKSFNPEVGYLLDSQMILKNDIQLALHFVRSTPGIISALFASKVPVHIKENLEISKIKSTPRTKYDLMYRV; encoded by the coding sequence ATGCATTTAGCAACATCTAAATCAACTCACAATTTTGCAAAAAAATTCTCACATTATAAAGATTTTTATATAAAACATAATAATTTAGTATTTTCAAAACTAGGACTTGGAACATTTAATAAAGAACCTTACAAAGAGGAAAATTACGTTTTTCATTACATTGAAGGTGTAAAACAAGCTATTAGAAGTGGAATTAACCTAATAGATACCGCAAGTAATTATAGATATGGACAGAGTGAAAAAGAGATTGGAATGGCATTAAAAGAGTTATTTGAAGCAAAGGAAGTAGATAGAGAAGAACTAATTATTTGTTCAAAGGGTGGGTTTATTCAACTTGATTATCCTTTTCCTAAAAATCCATATCTCTGGATAGAAGAGAATATTTTAGATACAAAACTTGCAAGACAAGATGATATAGAACTTGATCAACATTGTATGACACCAGATTTTTTAGAGTGGTCTTGTCTTAAATCCTTGGAAAATATGAATATAAAAGCCTTAGATATTTACTTTTTACATAATCCAGAAATGCAACTAATGAAACTTGGATATACAAAATTTCTAAAAAAAATAGAATCTATTTTCAAAAGATTTGAAAAAATGGTTGAAAAAGGAATGATTAAATATTATGGAATTGCAACTTGGAATGGCTTTACAAATGAAAAAAACTCACAAGAATATATAAACTTAGAAGATCTAGTAGAAATAGCCAAAAAAGTAGGTGGGAAAAACCATAAATTTAAGTTTATACAAACACCATTTAATATCGCTAAAACATCTATCTATACTATGCCAACACAAAGTGTAAAAGGTGAAGAGTGTACACTTTTACAAGCAACACATAGATTAGAAATTGGTGTAATATCAAGTTCATCACTTCTTCAAATGAATCTTTTTAAGAAGTCATTTAATCCTGAAGTAGGATATCTTCTTGACTCACAAATGATTTTAAAAAATGATATTCAATTAGCTTTACATTTTGTTCGTTCAACACCTGGAATTATTAGTGCACTTTTTGCATCAAAAGTTCCAGTACATATAAAAGAGAATTTAGAGATTAGTAAAATAAAATCAACCCCTAGAACAAAATATGATTTAATGTATAGAGTATAA